One window of the Novipirellula caenicola genome contains the following:
- a CDS encoding secretin and TonB N-terminal domain-containing protein, which yields MNPPSLPIRNYGIFDLRGPGRCAAIMLIAWMCHSPPAAFSDTIAQQIRNHQTRQSTGSAEKVDRSSPPLTKPDPEWHKKPTAVAQTAWQSADPSPRDQVGLVAPATNQQRLYSDAIHHGISITAMDTTVDSVLNVIAEQQGLNVITSGDVSQRITVKLTNVSLADALNSILPANGLTWTQRNNIIVVSNISSENKGPANLQGREMRVFTLDYISAEDAEKIITGMLSPVGQVFINQSMATDHRRTQEQLVVEDLPMYLSRVEEYIAQVDHAPRQVLVEAHVLQINLSDENKHGIDMNNMLRIAGSPIKLESKNFAELGTQASGVLSVEGRDLNGVIEAIKSTTDSKTLASPKIAVLNGQQARIQVGGQIGYLLTTTTQTSTLQSVNFLDVGVILEVTPTITDDGQIVMQVSPEVSTGRINTNTNLPESETTQLQTRIMLADGEAMLIGGLIKETNSDGRNRVPWLGDLWLVGKLFQRHEVSRQRSEIIIALLPRILPDVPGCRSINPVEVEQASTPLFYNGLQPTDRRYWEPELPDPSATRRKSKPFLSRSHDVPSSRIDVREYVDQSAKAVIIDAPAVTDDYSSGYHDPESNYFQPSHLDAQ from the coding sequence ATGAATCCGCCGTCGTTACCAATTCGAAACTACGGCATCTTCGATCTTCGTGGACCGGGACGTTGTGCAGCCATCATGCTAATCGCGTGGATGTGTCACAGTCCCCCCGCTGCGTTTTCAGATACGATTGCCCAACAGATTCGTAATCACCAGACGCGGCAATCCACTGGATCAGCGGAAAAGGTTGATCGTTCATCCCCACCGCTAACAAAACCTGATCCCGAGTGGCACAAAAAACCGACCGCAGTCGCCCAGACCGCTTGGCAGTCGGCGGATCCGTCCCCACGTGACCAAGTCGGATTGGTTGCACCGGCAACCAATCAGCAGCGTTTGTATTCGGACGCGATCCATCATGGGATCTCGATCACGGCCATGGATACCACCGTCGACTCGGTGCTGAATGTGATCGCCGAGCAACAGGGACTCAACGTCATCACCAGCGGCGATGTCAGCCAGCGGATCACCGTGAAACTGACCAATGTATCGCTGGCGGACGCGTTAAATTCCATTCTTCCCGCCAATGGACTGACGTGGACCCAGCGAAACAACATTATCGTTGTCTCCAATATTTCCAGCGAGAATAAAGGCCCGGCGAACCTTCAAGGCCGTGAAATGCGTGTGTTCACGCTGGACTATATCTCGGCCGAGGATGCAGAGAAAATTATCACGGGAATGCTCTCGCCGGTCGGTCAAGTATTCATCAATCAATCGATGGCCACCGACCACCGACGGACTCAAGAGCAGTTGGTGGTCGAAGATTTGCCAATGTATTTGTCGCGAGTCGAAGAATACATTGCCCAGGTCGACCATGCGCCGCGTCAAGTATTGGTCGAAGCCCATGTCTTGCAAATTAATCTTAGCGATGAAAACAAGCATGGGATCGACATGAACAATATGCTCCGCATTGCGGGGTCGCCGATCAAATTGGAATCGAAAAACTTTGCCGAACTGGGAACTCAAGCCAGCGGTGTATTGAGTGTCGAAGGCCGCGATCTAAACGGGGTGATCGAAGCGATCAAAAGTACGACCGATTCGAAAACCCTCGCGTCGCCAAAGATCGCCGTTTTGAACGGACAACAAGCTCGCATCCAAGTGGGCGGGCAAATTGGTTACCTACTAACCACCACGACTCAGACCAGCACGCTGCAGAGTGTCAATTTTCTCGATGTTGGCGTCATACTCGAAGTCACTCCCACGATCACCGACGATGGTCAAATCGTGATGCAGGTCAGCCCAGAGGTCTCCACCGGGCGAATCAACACCAACACCAATCTTCCCGAAAGTGAAACAACTCAGCTGCAGACGCGTATCATGTTGGCTGACGGTGAAGCGATGCTGATCGGCGGTCTGATCAAAGAAACCAACAGCGATGGTAGAAATCGGGTTCCATGGCTGGGTGATCTTTGGTTGGTTGGAAAATTGTTCCAACGGCACGAGGTGTCACGTCAGCGAAGTGAAATCATTATCGCGTTGTTGCCACGCATCCTGCCCGATGTCCCAGGATGCCGCAGCATCAATCCCGTCGAGGTGGAACAAGCGAGCACGCCGCTGTTCTACAACGGATTGCAACCGACCGATCGACGTTACTGGGAACCCGAGCTGCCCGACCCAAGTGCGACGCGACGCAAATCAAAGCCGTTCTTGTCCCGTTCACACGATGTCCCGTCCTCACGAATCGACGTTCGTGAGTATGTCGATCAATCCGCCAAAGCAGTGATCATCGACGCCCCAGCGGTCACGGACGATTACTCATCGGGGTACCACGATCCGGAATCAAATTACTTCCAACCTTCGCACTTGGATGCCCAATAA
- a CDS encoding dihydroorotate dehydrogenase yields MSIDLTTHFGGLRLNSPIVVGACPLTAEEQSHAAIAAAGAGAIVLPSLFQEQVLQWNQRRGQEVREAGLHSFQYGRLASLKWCCQSADAYLSLVQRASSRSTIPIIASLNGEYGGHWLDFAGELQSAGAAAIELNVHHPPPSEYAGPREVEDALIELVTQIDAAITIPLFLKLDRYYTSPSHLAHRLLSGSQGLVLFGRAPDVDICLDSFQLKTNWALTHAGSIVESLGKIMRIHSYCPAMPLAACGGIGTPSDVLRVLLAGADVAMVTSAVYREGPGVVRTLVDGLRMFMDKHHLTSIPELETKRPIEFSGFEQRQQYIETLSKRREMHEMAHQSNATQGDRWGHPTL; encoded by the coding sequence ATGAGCATTGACCTGACCACCCACTTTGGCGGCTTGAGGCTCAATTCCCCGATCGTGGTCGGCGCCTGCCCCTTGACCGCAGAAGAACAAAGCCACGCTGCGATTGCTGCAGCCGGTGCAGGAGCGATCGTTTTGCCCTCGCTGTTTCAAGAACAGGTGCTGCAGTGGAATCAGCGGAGGGGACAAGAGGTCCGCGAAGCAGGGCTGCATTCGTTTCAGTACGGACGATTGGCATCGCTGAAATGGTGTTGCCAAAGTGCCGACGCCTATTTGTCTTTAGTCCAACGTGCGAGCTCTCGATCCACAATTCCGATCATTGCCAGTTTGAATGGCGAATACGGAGGGCATTGGTTGGACTTTGCCGGCGAACTTCAATCGGCCGGCGCTGCCGCAATTGAACTGAACGTGCATCATCCGCCACCGAGTGAATACGCGGGGCCGCGTGAAGTCGAAGATGCACTGATCGAGTTGGTTACCCAGATTGATGCGGCGATCACGATTCCGCTGTTTCTGAAACTCGATCGCTACTACACCAGCCCCAGCCATCTGGCACATCGACTGCTGTCGGGTTCCCAAGGATTGGTCTTGTTCGGACGCGCCCCCGACGTAGATATCTGTCTTGACAGTTTCCAATTGAAAACGAACTGGGCATTAACGCACGCAGGATCGATCGTCGAGTCGCTTGGAAAGATCATGCGAATTCACAGCTATTGCCCGGCCATGCCGCTTGCCGCTTGTGGCGGGATCGGTACGCCAAGCGACGTGCTGCGAGTGTTGTTGGCCGGCGCCGATGTCGCCATGGTGACGTCGGCTGTGTACCGTGAAGGCCCTGGCGTCGTCCGGACGCTGGTCGATGGTTTGCGAATGTTCATGGACAAACATCATCTGACGTCCATTCCTGAACTTGAAACCAAACGTCCGATCGAATTCAGCGGTTTTGAACAGCGTCAACAGTACATCGAAACGCTGTCGAAACGACGCGAAATGCACGAGATGGCACACCAATCAAACGCGACTCAGGGTGACCGCTGGGGACACCCCACGTTGTAA
- a CDS encoding prepilin-type N-terminal cleavage/methylation domain-containing protein gives MKAAKEKTASTQDKPELGPLRSGISLIEITIVLVILGIMTAAAAPRWADSLQRYRVANTANRVLADLKRTQLTAFRSSTAKTITFDVDHERYSIAGVTPLERPSGDYVIKLNESPYKSSLVSVWGRTGTQTLTFDGFGIPNQGGNIVVGSGDLQAIISVDAVTGTAVIQ, from the coding sequence ATGAAGGCTGCAAAAGAGAAGACCGCATCGACGCAAGACAAACCGGAACTTGGTCCGCTTCGATCAGGAATTTCGTTGATCGAAATCACGATCGTGCTGGTCATCCTAGGCATCATGACGGCGGCCGCAGCACCGCGTTGGGCCGATTCGTTGCAACGTTACCGCGTCGCTAACACGGCGAACCGGGTGCTTGCCGATCTCAAACGAACCCAATTGACCGCGTTTCGCTCGAGTACCGCAAAGACGATCACCTTTGACGTCGACCACGAGCGATATTCGATCGCGGGGGTGACGCCGCTTGAACGTCCTTCGGGGGATTACGTTATCAAGCTAAATGAGTCGCCTTATAAATCGTCGCTGGTTTCGGTTTGGGGACGAACGGGGACTCAGACGCTGACCTTCGACGGATTTGGGATCCCCAACCAAGGTGGAAACATCGTCGTTGGATCAGGCGATTTGCAAGCAATTATCTCGGTTGATGCGGTCACAGGAACGGCGGTGATTCAATGA
- a CDS encoding PKD domain-containing protein: MTPSSPVNHDHVRRSGFALLDAVVSVMLVGILMVGALQTIGASKRRETATLDHLLGQQLAGAMMNEILLQAYREPETDNEATFGTESGESTGNRSRFDDVDDFHDWIASPPQDRSGESISGFDQWSRHVRVAWADAETLSETTATNTGLKKIIVTVSQNDEVVSTLVGYRSIGWVQTIPTPSDATGNHAPVAVATSPDLSRDVGQTVEFDADQSSDQDGDYLSYVWDFGDGDTGSGISTSHFYNTPGNYTCTLTVYDGRGGAASAALTVVIAP; this comes from the coding sequence ATGACACCATCATCACCCGTAAACCATGACCACGTGCGACGTAGCGGTTTTGCGCTGTTGGATGCCGTGGTCTCAGTCATGCTGGTCGGCATCTTGATGGTCGGAGCATTACAGACGATCGGTGCATCGAAGCGTCGCGAGACCGCGACGCTTGATCATTTGCTGGGCCAACAATTGGCTGGCGCAATGATGAATGAAATCCTGTTGCAAGCGTACCGCGAACCGGAAACGGACAACGAGGCCACGTTTGGAACGGAATCAGGAGAGTCGACCGGAAATCGTTCGCGGTTTGACGATGTCGACGATTTTCATGATTGGATTGCATCGCCGCCACAAGATCGTAGCGGCGAGTCGATCAGCGGATTCGATCAATGGTCGCGACATGTTCGCGTTGCTTGGGCGGACGCCGAAACGTTGAGCGAAACGACCGCCACCAACACAGGGTTAAAGAAAATCATTGTGACCGTCTCTCAAAACGATGAAGTCGTTAGCACGTTGGTCGGTTACCGCAGCATCGGTTGGGTCCAAACCATTCCAACGCCTTCGGATGCAACTGGCAATCATGCTCCGGTCGCGGTCGCAACGTCCCCGGATCTGAGTCGCGATGTGGGGCAAACCGTCGAGTTCGATGCGGATCAATCGAGTGACCAAGACGGCGATTATTTGTCTTACGTATGGGACTTTGGCGATGGCGACACGGGCAGTGGAATCAGCACGAGTCATTTTTACAACACGCCTGGAAATTACACCTGCACGCTAACGGTGTATGACGGTCGCGGGGGGGCCGCGTCGGCTGCGTTGACCGTGGTGATTGCGCCATGA
- a CDS encoding heavy metal translocating P-type ATPase: MLTPKTPATEASVSRKQSAIAVLAVVAITVHLILRFGIRTDQFVAELPLLAALIFGGVPLVWELLVKLFRREFGSDLLAGISIVTSVVLHEYLAGTLVVLMLSGGEALEAYAVRSASSVLHALAKRMPSVAHRKRGSMLEDIALDEVNIGDELLVLPHDICPIDGTVVEGHGVMDESYLTGEPYMMSKTPGSQVLSGAINGDSALTIRAEKLAVDSRYAKIMQVMQSSEQHRPRIRRLGDQLGAFYTPLAVALGVAAWGVSGDPIRFLAVMVVATPCPLLIAIPVAIIGSISLAARRAIIIRDPAVLEQVDGCKTIIFDKTGTLTYGKPQLTEQLCSPEYEPREVLSLVASLEQYSKHPLAEAIVAAGRNANVVLKESSQMSERPGEGLRGIVAGKEIRITSRQKYVVGHPEANDLLPPQVGGLECLVLIDGDYAATYRLRDAPRTEGALFVNHLSRRHQIERVVLLSGDRESEVRYLAELVGISESYGGQSPEDKLDFVRRETERVKTIFVGDGINDAPALMAATIGIAFGQNSDVTSEAAGVVIMDSSLAKVDEFMHISRRMRTIALQSAVGGMTLSFIGMLIASAGYLPPVAGAVTQEVIDVIAVLNALRVAWPPKTLVDF, encoded by the coding sequence GTGCTCACCCCGAAAACCCCGGCGACGGAAGCGTCCGTCAGTCGAAAACAAAGTGCGATCGCAGTCCTTGCGGTCGTAGCGATCACCGTTCATTTGATATTGCGTTTCGGAATCCGCACGGACCAATTTGTGGCCGAGCTTCCGCTGCTTGCGGCCTTAATCTTTGGCGGTGTCCCGCTGGTTTGGGAGCTGTTGGTCAAGTTATTCCGGCGTGAATTCGGTTCCGATTTGTTGGCGGGTATTTCGATCGTGACCTCGGTGGTTTTGCACGAGTACTTGGCGGGCACCTTGGTGGTGCTGATGTTATCTGGTGGCGAAGCGCTCGAAGCATACGCGGTGCGTAGTGCATCGTCGGTCCTGCACGCGCTGGCCAAACGGATGCCCTCGGTGGCTCATCGCAAACGCGGCTCGATGCTTGAGGACATCGCGCTGGACGAAGTGAATATTGGCGATGAATTGCTCGTGTTGCCTCATGACATCTGTCCGATCGACGGTACGGTGGTCGAAGGCCACGGAGTGATGGACGAGTCGTATTTGACCGGTGAACCCTACATGATGTCCAAGACGCCTGGATCGCAGGTGTTGTCCGGCGCGATCAATGGGGATTCCGCTTTGACGATTCGTGCAGAGAAGTTGGCGGTCGATTCACGCTACGCCAAGATCATGCAAGTGATGCAGTCGTCCGAACAACACCGACCGCGAATTCGCCGACTGGGCGACCAATTGGGCGCCTTTTACACGCCGCTTGCGGTCGCCTTGGGGGTTGCCGCCTGGGGTGTTTCCGGTGACCCGATTCGTTTTCTTGCAGTCATGGTGGTCGCGACGCCTTGTCCGCTGCTGATCGCCATTCCGGTAGCGATCATCGGATCCATCTCGCTGGCGGCACGCCGCGCCATCATCATCCGCGACCCAGCAGTGCTGGAACAAGTTGATGGGTGCAAGACGATCATTTTTGACAAAACGGGAACGCTGACCTACGGCAAGCCGCAGCTGACCGAACAGCTTTGTTCGCCCGAGTACGAACCGCGAGAGGTACTTTCGCTGGTCGCCAGTTTGGAACAATATTCCAAGCACCCGCTGGCCGAAGCGATCGTTGCGGCCGGTCGAAATGCGAATGTGGTTCTCAAAGAATCCAGTCAAATGAGCGAGCGTCCGGGCGAGGGACTGCGCGGGATCGTGGCGGGCAAGGAGATTCGCATCACAAGCCGTCAAAAATACGTTGTGGGTCATCCTGAGGCGAACGATCTGCTGCCACCGCAAGTGGGCGGATTGGAATGCCTTGTTTTGATCGATGGCGACTATGCGGCGACGTACCGATTAAGGGATGCACCGCGCACCGAGGGGGCGCTGTTTGTCAACCATTTGTCGCGGCGACATCAGATCGAGCGAGTTGTCTTGCTTTCGGGGGATCGCGAATCCGAAGTGCGGTATTTAGCCGAACTCGTCGGCATCTCGGAATCTTATGGTGGGCAAAGCCCCGAAGATAAATTGGACTTTGTGCGGCGGGAAACCGAGCGAGTCAAGACGATCTTCGTCGGCGACGGGATCAACGACGCCCCCGCCTTGATGGCCGCGACGATCGGGATTGCCTTCGGCCAAAACAGTGATGTGACAAGCGAAGCCGCTGGAGTGGTGATCATGGACAGTTCGCTGGCCAAGGTGGACGAGTTCATGCACATCAGTCGGCGGATGCGAACGATTGCGTTGCAAAGTGCCGTGGGAGGCATGACGCTGAGCTTTATTGGAATGCTGATCGCTTCGGCCGGTTACCTGCCGCCGGTCGCCGGTGCGGTCACCCAAGAGGTGATCGACGTCATCGCAGTGCTCAATGCCTTGCGAGTCGCTTGGCCCCCTAAGACGCTCGTCGATTTTTGA
- a CDS encoding helix-hairpin-helix domain-containing protein, with translation MVAIQSHQPDEIAREIETVSASSHLALENQAIAELLDEIANLLAEQGAGEFRVRAYQNASKTLRSLATPVRNIMLHEGVVGLIELPTIGHSIANLIEQYLRLGRIPLLDRLRGEETAERLFATLPSIGPELAHRIHDELEIETLLELWAAAKDGRLAKVPGMGRKRIRAIRESLADRLRHRGPSGTAADLTRSEQAVYEHADSAMKDSDHTVPVAELLDVDEEYRRLASQGELPKIAPRHFNPGSVAWLPILHCQRGDRHYTAMYSNTARAHQLNTTKDWVILYRDDPKSHDRWTVITSQFGKLRGCRIVRGREEECWQHYRHHRSGDTHA, from the coding sequence ATGGTCGCGATTCAGTCTCATCAACCCGACGAAATCGCTCGCGAGATCGAAACGGTTTCCGCGTCGTCGCACTTGGCGTTAGAGAATCAAGCCATTGCGGAACTGCTTGACGAAATCGCCAACCTGTTGGCGGAACAAGGTGCAGGTGAGTTTCGCGTTCGAGCTTATCAAAACGCCAGCAAGACACTCCGTTCGTTGGCGACGCCGGTTCGCAACATCATGCTGCACGAGGGTGTGGTGGGGTTGATCGAGTTGCCGACGATTGGGCATTCGATCGCAAACCTAATCGAACAGTACCTGCGATTAGGCCGCATTCCTTTATTGGATCGGCTGCGTGGCGAAGAGACTGCCGAACGATTGTTTGCGACTTTGCCCAGCATCGGTCCCGAGTTGGCGCACCGGATCCATGACGAACTCGAGATCGAAACGCTTCTCGAATTGTGGGCCGCCGCCAAGGACGGACGTCTTGCAAAGGTACCGGGGATGGGTCGCAAACGGATCCGAGCGATTCGCGAAAGTTTGGCGGATCGACTTCGCCATCGCGGCCCAAGCGGAACCGCCGCGGACTTGACACGATCAGAACAGGCTGTTTACGAGCATGCCGATTCCGCAATGAAGGATTCCGATCACACCGTCCCGGTGGCGGAGTTGTTGGACGTGGACGAAGAGTACCGCCGGCTTGCTTCACAGGGCGAGTTGCCAAAAATCGCACCTCGGCACTTCAATCCTGGGTCTGTCGCTTGGCTTCCGATTCTTCATTGCCAACGAGGCGATCGGCACTACACCGCGATGTACTCGAACACCGCGCGTGCACATCAGCTCAATACAACCAAGGATTGGGTCATTCTTTATCGCGACGATCCCAAATCACATGATCGATGGACGGTGATCACCTCGCAATTTGGCAAACTTCGTGGCTGCCGCATCGTTCGAGGACGCGAAGAGGAATGCTGGCAACATTACCGACACCACCGCTCGGGGGACACCCACGCATAA
- a CDS encoding carbohydrate binding domain-containing protein, which translates to MNPNRLGARQRDGAIYAIVLFSSLIVASIGLASLQLMRLQGRSAEESDDFIAARVYARAAVDIGMLRVRRDPFWRTQLGNGDWITRQSMDRGTFSLSATDPVDGDVTVGDNHPVVLTGTGQQGDARFQISVRLEVGPQTGSCLEVSMISGDDLDVDGTTLSSDQSICSNEKVDAGGGAVINANVEAYDNIDGSSYTKSTQQRTTRRTMPDPLHALDYYLSNGTTIDYSSLRTWPQPEILLNTTFESGTQNWVAQGDCTLQRSLMQKKDGLYSLRVTGRADQHAVAVQAISPDKLRSGDTYDVLLNVYPTANAKVQAVLTLETSDAASLSFMTSETTLDSNQWGRVGGRLTPTWSGTLTKATLHLLMDIADDYFMDSVSLLNTTYPADSYVLDGLLTPHHNPFGGSTNAKGIYLINCAGKDVRVGKSRIVGTLVFLNPGSDSIIHGPLVWEPAEQNYPALLTDATLWIGLSAAGFNETQVGTNLNPPETPYPINGGTSNSSFSDTDSYPSQISGLIYSTRDLRFSGESTICGIVIAEEKIRIEATSLNLNYDSSYLENPPPGFDAETVTMKVVPGTWQRQVN; encoded by the coding sequence GTGAATCCCAATCGACTCGGTGCCCGCCAACGCGATGGAGCGATCTATGCGATCGTTTTGTTTTCGTCGCTGATCGTGGCCTCGATCGGATTGGCGTCACTGCAATTGATGCGTTTACAAGGTCGAAGTGCCGAGGAGAGTGACGACTTTATTGCCGCACGCGTGTACGCCCGCGCTGCGGTGGATATCGGCATGCTTCGGGTTCGCCGCGATCCGTTTTGGCGCACCCAATTGGGTAACGGTGATTGGATCACCCGACAATCAATGGATCGCGGTACATTTTCGCTCTCCGCGACCGATCCGGTCGATGGCGATGTGACCGTCGGCGACAACCACCCGGTTGTCCTAACCGGGACGGGGCAGCAAGGAGACGCACGGTTCCAAATCTCGGTCCGTTTGGAAGTCGGCCCGCAAACAGGATCTTGTTTAGAGGTATCGATGATCAGCGGCGACGACCTGGATGTGGATGGCACCACGCTTTCGAGCGACCAATCGATTTGCTCCAACGAAAAAGTGGACGCCGGTGGTGGCGCGGTGATCAACGCCAATGTCGAAGCGTACGACAACATCGATGGATCAAGCTATACGAAATCAACTCAGCAACGTACGACACGGCGGACCATGCCTGATCCACTGCATGCGTTAGACTATTATTTGTCCAACGGCACGACGATCGATTATTCATCGCTGCGAACATGGCCTCAGCCGGAAATCTTGCTCAATACGACGTTCGAGTCTGGCACCCAGAACTGGGTGGCACAGGGCGACTGTACGCTGCAACGCAGTCTTATGCAAAAGAAGGACGGACTCTATTCGCTGAGAGTTACCGGTCGTGCTGACCAACATGCAGTGGCGGTCCAAGCCATTTCGCCGGACAAACTTCGCAGCGGCGATACCTACGACGTCTTGTTGAATGTGTATCCCACCGCCAATGCGAAAGTCCAAGCGGTGTTGACCCTCGAAACCTCCGATGCAGCATCGCTGTCCTTCATGACATCGGAAACCACACTGGATAGCAACCAGTGGGGCCGCGTTGGCGGCCGTCTTACACCGACGTGGTCGGGGACGTTGACGAAAGCGACGCTGCATCTATTGATGGATATTGCCGACGACTATTTCATGGACAGCGTCAGTTTGCTCAATACAACCTATCCGGCTGATTCGTACGTGTTGGATGGTTTGTTGACTCCCCACCACAATCCATTTGGAGGATCGACCAACGCAAAAGGAATCTATTTGATTAATTGCGCGGGCAAGGATGTGAGGGTAGGAAAATCCAGGATCGTCGGCACGTTGGTGTTTCTGAATCCCGGCTCCGATTCGATCATTCATGGGCCCTTGGTGTGGGAACCTGCGGAACAAAATTATCCGGCTCTTTTGACCGATGCCACGTTGTGGATTGGGTTGTCGGCGGCCGGGTTTAATGAAACTCAGGTGGGTACCAATTTGAATCCACCCGAAACACCGTATCCGATCAATGGCGGAACGTCCAATTCGTCGTTCTCGGACACCGACTCGTATCCTTCGCAGATTTCGGGATTGATCTACTCCACGCGAGACTTGAGGTTCTCTGGAGAGTCGACGATTTGCGGGATTGTGATCGCCGAGGAAAAAATACGGATCGAGGCGACATCGCTGAATCTGAATTACGACAGCAGTTACTTAGAAAATCCTCCGCCGGGATTCGATGCCGAGACGGTGACCATGAAAGTCGTGCCAGGGACATGGCAGCGACAGGTCAATTAA
- a CDS encoding HD-GYP domain-containing protein: MSEHRAQRPLETRHLQQPRKVAEILHKHFRTTFSLVTPEGAVRLSVSPPSSLPLVDADGGLPDELQLDALLAGKEPTVHVISAEKAVLVIPMGNPIKPFALCGKIAASDINLSIPLAKMALENVKQQQQLASRDRQLEEYASQVTRDFEELSWLRSLAEMPELWHPQNDLINIANVILPPLCDVLSVEAIFLFVSDAQTDSDTLAFRAGETTVSDHTMNELVAQYAGQSIDQPVVRNSNSLHKGWQDLEGIRSCALVPIANNTQRFGWLVMVNKLAQPDAVQCSDLSPQLCEFGTFEAGLLQSAALNLAAHASNLESFRQIEDLVVGVIRAMINSIDAKDSYTRGHSDRVAAMARTLAAELGLDADEQHNVYMAGLLHDIGKIGVPDSVLGKPSRLSEEEFAIVKRHPEIGHSILKHLKQLDFVLPGVLHHHECFDGSGYPYGLAGDEIPLMGRILAIVDAYDAMTSTRPYRDGMPRAKAEAILQAGAGEQWDDRLIAAFMRCSDEIYSICQANRQHPAELMNSCHSQEAAWDEIDFMVNLSLSK, translated from the coding sequence ATGTCCGAACACCGTGCTCAACGCCCGCTCGAAACGAGACATCTTCAGCAACCTCGCAAGGTCGCTGAGATCCTGCACAAACACTTTCGTACCACGTTCTCGTTGGTCACCCCTGAAGGCGCTGTGCGGCTATCGGTTTCGCCACCATCGTCGTTGCCTCTGGTCGACGCGGATGGTGGGCTGCCCGACGAGCTCCAACTCGATGCGTTATTGGCAGGCAAAGAGCCTACGGTGCACGTGATTTCCGCGGAAAAAGCCGTTTTGGTGATCCCCATGGGAAACCCAATCAAACCCTTCGCATTGTGTGGCAAGATCGCTGCCAGTGACATCAATTTGAGTATCCCATTGGCAAAGATGGCACTCGAGAATGTCAAGCAACAGCAGCAACTTGCGTCGCGAGATCGGCAGCTCGAAGAATACGCCTCGCAGGTCACTCGGGACTTCGAAGAACTCAGTTGGCTTCGATCGCTTGCGGAGATGCCTGAGCTTTGGCATCCCCAGAATGATTTGATCAATATTGCCAACGTCATCCTCCCCCCACTTTGCGACGTTTTGTCCGTCGAAGCAATTTTTCTGTTTGTTTCGGATGCGCAAACCGATTCGGATACGCTGGCATTTCGAGCTGGCGAGACCACGGTCAGCGATCACACGATGAACGAATTGGTGGCCCAGTATGCTGGTCAATCGATTGATCAACCAGTCGTTCGCAATTCCAATAGCCTGCATAAGGGGTGGCAGGACCTGGAGGGGATTCGCAGTTGCGCATTGGTCCCGATCGCCAACAACACGCAGCGCTTCGGTTGGTTGGTGATGGTCAACAAATTGGCTCAGCCCGATGCCGTCCAGTGCTCGGATTTATCACCCCAGCTTTGCGAATTCGGCACGTTCGAAGCGGGATTGTTACAGTCGGCCGCGCTTAACTTGGCGGCTCACGCCAGCAATTTGGAATCGTTTCGACAGATCGAAGACCTCGTTGTCGGGGTGATTCGCGCGATGATCAACTCGATCGATGCAAAAGACAGCTACACACGCGGTCATAGCGATCGCGTGGCAGCGATGGCACGAACGCTCGCTGCCGAATTAGGACTCGATGCCGACGAACAACACAATGTCTATATGGCAGGGCTGTTGCATGACATTGGTAAGATCGGGGTTCCCGACTCAGTGCTCGGTAAACCGAGTCGTCTCAGTGAGGAAGAGTTTGCGATCGTCAAACGCCATCCCGAGATCGGCCATTCGATCTTGAAACACCTCAAACAGCTCGACTTTGTGCTTCCTGGCGTGTTGCACCATCACGAGTGTTTCGATGGTAGTGGTTATCCCTATGGATTGGCTGGTGACGAGATCCCGTTGATGGGACGTATCCTTGCGATCGTCGATGCCTACGATGCAATGACGAGCACGCGGCCCTATCGAGATGGAATGCCGCGTGCGAAAGCCGAAGCGATTTTGCAAGCGGGAGCGGGAGAACAGTGGGACGATCGACTGATCGCGGCGTTCATGCGATGTTCGGATGAAATCTATAGCATTTGCCAAGCCAACCGCCAACATCCGGCCGAGCTGATGAATTCATGTCACAGCCAGGAAGCCGCGTGGGATGAAATCGATTTCATGGTGAATTTGTCGCTCAGCAAATAG